A window of Onychostoma macrolepis isolate SWU-2019 chromosome 24, ASM1243209v1, whole genome shotgun sequence genomic DNA:
CTGATGGATGTCTTTTTCCATTTCAggttaaaaatgtgttttagaaaCTTCTTCGTTGTGCAACAATAACGGTTAGAATACTGCCGACAAAAGATCACCATTATATTTCTATCTagtttgctttttaattttaaaagtgcAGCTAATCTCCATTGACTTCCTGATGTGACCTTATGTTCTAAATCTATATTCATTAAGTTTTTTGTGAAATGTATGACTCTTATGTTTGTTCTGAAGTCTGGGTTGTGTGATTAGATgtgatttaaatgcaaatgcatcCCATTAGATGGTATACTGACAAATaggttgtaaattaaaatgaaagaataaCAATCAGAATATAATGACAGTGTGTTCGTTATATTCGGTGCACgcaaatgttttgaaaacagtgtaaaatactttttctttctttaaaaattttaagtgaCAAAAACACATTGTCTTATTACAATTGCAAAGCATGGTGTAGTAATTCAGCTTAATTTGGTCTATTATTTCATGCAAACGGTCCTCCTGCTGATCTGTTTTTCCTCTGTTTCTTAGCAACAAGgatttttctctctttgttttgtCCTCTGTGTATATTCTGGGAGCTGTCTGCTTTGAAGGCTCCAAAAATATGAACCAGGGTCCTGTTGCCTGGCAAGAGGAGAGTGACAACATAATGAAAGGTAGACGATAGGTGAGggcaaataaattaataaaataaataattaaatcgGGCATTATGGAGCTCCCCTCTTCCCAGGCAaattaaaaggaatagttcacccagaaataaaaatgtactcaccctcaggtcattcAACATGtacatgagtttgtttcttcatcagaacagatttggagaaatttagcatcacatcacttgctcatcaatggatcagtgaatgggtgtcgtcagaatgagagtccaaacagctgataaaaacatcaaaataatccataaataatccacacgactccaatTCATCAGTTAAtttcttgtgaagtgaaaagctgcatgtttgtaagaaacaaattaattaagttGTTTTAACTTCTGGACAAAATGCCAGCCcaaaatccataataacaccTCCTCCAATGAAAGAGGATTCatcggtgagcaagtgatatgatgctgaatttctccaaatttgttccactgaagaaacaaactcatctacatctcgaatagcttgagggtgagtacatttttgggtgaactgttcctttaatataGTGAGTCACAGTCCCTTCATCTGTTATCAGTTGCCGCacaatacagtttttcacctaCACTCACTCTAAAGATACAGTATGTCAGTACTGTTTGGCCAAGTTGTTTTTAGGTCACATTTAATAACTTGTGTTTGCACTGCACATAATTCATAAACCTTGACTGTAGTGCTTTAAGGTTCACaaagatattaaaaatgtttctcttGGATCTCTTTCTGGATGAGTTGAATcacttgttttgcctccagGTCTGCCAATTGACCTACTGCTTTTCAAACCTTTGCAACGTTCCAATTCACTTTGAAAATAGCAGAGAaactgttgttgtttattgCCATGCATTGAAACACTCTTATAAGGTTGCTCTGAGAGTCTGGAAGTAATGAAAAGTAAAAGGCAAAGGCCCCAAAAGGACATTAAATTAGTTTCAGactgaacaaaaaaacaaacacgaAATAGCTTTCCCGGAAAACATGCACAGTGGCCAACCAGTGTTACATACATCTTTGTAATGGCCTTTAAATACccttaaattgtatttttgtttaaataaaagagaTTTAGTTAAGGAATATAATTTTATGATGCTTACATTCTTTCTTTCTACCACACAGTTGTACAAAAGTCTAACCATGAGGGTGTTTCCTCTGAACTGAGTAATCCAGGCATAGGTCAGGGTGTGAACAACATGTTAGCAGCTAAACTATAGAAATGCAAACCTTGAAGCAAATGAAAGTCAAATTAGAGCCATTTGCCTTATGCTAATGTCCACATGGAAAAGGAAACAAAGAAAGAGAATGCAAATGGATGTCTGAAGGtaccattacaaaaatgtaaacagaaaGTAAAGAAATTTTCATGCTCAGATACAATATATTGCATGATTAGGGACCTGTGAGGCCACTAAATGCATTAACACAACCACcttgtattaaaaatacataaatatttatatatatatataatagaaaaaATTTAAAGATTTGGTACCAAGTGGTAAATACTCTTAAAGACAATGTTAAAGGTAAATCAAAAGCTATGAATGTTTACAGTTACTTAATACCAGCTGGCCAATGCTAAGCACTGACATAATTCCCCCTACTACACTGAAAAACACATGATTTACATAAACAAAGCCCAAAGGATGAATAAGCAAGTTACGCTGTGTGTTAGTCACAGTAATTTGATGCTGAATGACAGGActgaactatatatataaataatatgacTAATAATGGTGCTGCAGTATGTGGATATGAccgatataaaaatatatattggcAATCTAGTAAATTATTAAGAATCAGtgcaaataaaaatcacacaagGAGACTAGGCCTAGTTATCAGAAAGGAAAGCCGTCACAAAGGCTATCTCAGTAATTATAAGGTTTAGAGTCAAAAGTCCAAGtcttaaaatagattaaaatctGAGAATTGTGTTTTCCACATTAAAATTTCAGTAGCATAATATTTCTACTATATTCTTGCAAGCAAAAACCACATTCAAGCAAAAGTATAGGCTACTATGCAATTTATACATACAAATGACTATTTCTAAtagcaattaaattatttttttattactattacattttttttctattagtGACTATTAGTCATGGTCCCCTACTGgtgttttcttcattttaaaatgacttaatacATTTGAATCATTCCATAATATTTTGCTAAGATGCTAATAAGCatcaagggggaaaaaaacagttttataaaTGTCTGCACAAAGACACACCTTTATTCGTGTATGTTTACCGCACGTAAACCCTAGATCGTCAGACAGACTTCTTACTCTTGCTACGGTTGCTATGGCTGTGATCGGTAGAAGCGACCGAATGGCAATCAGCGATTGGACAGTTGAAAAGTCACTCAGAGAGCTCCCCCAATCAGTGATTAGTTTAAAGGCGGGGCTTATAGGGATGCAGGTAACGCCCCCAGATCGCGAGACAGACTTCCTCCGCTAAATCACGCCGTCTAGCCGTGCCAGCCCGTCGGGTGACGTAGGTTGTTGGGTTGTGGATTGACGCTGTAGTCTATCAGCATGAAGTCCGCTCCAGTGTTATCGGTGTCAGGGCGACGCGCGCACGTTCCGCTGTGAACTCCGAGACGGAATCCCGTggtataaaaatacagttatttccTTACCTTCTCGTCAAAACTACGCTGAATTCACACTTCAGATTTAAAGGTAAGCTTTGAACACATGTTGTTTTTCGGGTTACATTCTCTATAACGAGAGCACGTATTTCCAATATTTAACATTTCAGTATATTACTTGCTCATATTCATTTCCTCATATGATTGCCTGCCGTGTCTTTACATGAAATGCCGTCTTTATCTTATAAAATCTTGAAGGATTATTTTCGTGTGAAAATTTTTACATGTGAAATTTTCTAAGATTCCTCATACATACTCTATTTGATAATGGATAGTAATCGGCAACGGTTGTAGTTTATTTCCTTCAAGCGCTGTTATGAAAATTTACAATGTATGTTTTTTCATTATCGCGGTGATCATATTTCACACAAGCAGGACCTAAATATTTTTATCACCATTAAATTTACAGAACCCGAGGTTTTTTTCCGCAATGAAATCTTCTCGAGGGGTGCCTTCACAGTTTGTTGTGAAATGTGAAAGTGTCATAGGTGTGGGAACATATGGGGGTAGTCCCGCAGAGGTCTCTGGCACGAGTGAATGTCATTACCAAGGCAGAGGGGGGAGGGGCGGAGCTCTGGCTGTAAGACGGGCAGAGGGGCGGGGCTTTGCGGAGAGGGCGGGGCCTCCCACTGTGAGAGGGGGTGTAAAGTCTATTAGCCTACATGCAGTCACAACACATTACAGATATGATTCATTTGTGAGAAGATTGCGCTGTCACTGACGAAAGACATAACCGTTTTAAACAACGAGACAAATACTATTAACCCTTCCTGGAAAGGCTCTttataactatttaaaataaactgttttgtGAATGAATCGAATTTTCCAGACATGGGAAATGTCCACACATCAGTGCTactttagtatcattgagatactattatactttctattcatattttacatttaatgttttcatttgaattttgtcattatatatattattaatgtttatttctttttatgttaGTTATTTTAGGTTATCAGGAAAAATTAGAAtagttgtttattatttattatatttttaattaaattttatatcagttgatgtttattattttatttcaagtagttgtttatggttttagttttgtttttaattttagttaactaaaTCCTGCtgaagtttttattcattttgattttatttagttagataatttttatttatttaatttgagctattttagtacatcaagttaaattaaatgaaattgagAAATGCTGCcctaaaacaacattttaaattaaattaaatttattttatatatatatatatatatatatatttatattgttgtaacttaaaataaatgttaacttgaaaagaaaaagtatatatatacatactataataacctaataataatactataataatacaaatttatatatatatatatatatatatatataactataataaccttggttcatatttttgttaatgCAGAAATTTCAGTTTATGCCATGTTTGTCTGTGATTCATAaatcaattttatatatttgaatattataaaatattttttatgataaaaGTAATGTATTGTATTTGATCGttttaattgtacttttttttcaaaatatttctttatcttattacaattcattttagaatattttacaaAAGGTGCCTGATAAGTTTTACtatgttgttttttaatcattagTAATCTGGGATGCTTGTTTTGATTTTTCAGCCATCTGGGAAGTGTTGGAAGACCTACTATGATCCACATATAAAAAGCGCTGCATTCCTGACACTTCCTCTGTGTATCTTTTGGTCCCCGAAGACAGCTTAGCGATATCCATAAACAACATTATGGCGACTACTGAGAACAAGCGCCAAGACCTCCCCAAGGAACAGGCACTTCTAAAAGTGCCATTAAAGAGGCTGATGCGAGACAAAGCCGCAGACGGCACACCCATAAAGAAACGTGTGATGGCTGCTCTCAATTTATCCTGCAAAAAGATCCCAGAAACCTCTCTCGGCTATCAGGTCTCAAAGGCAACGAACAAAATGGAGGCCAATCCGGATCTGAGTCCTGGTTTGAAGCACACTCTAGCACAGTTCTCTCTGAGCAGCCAGTGTTCCCTCGGTGGCCCGGCTGCGTTCACTGGTCATCATGGGCAGTATAAGATAGCGCCCCCTCTGGCTCAGGGAGGTATGGCAGGGGGACCCGTACTAGTTCCCCCTGACAGCTCGACAGACCTTGTCCTCTGCTGTCTGGAGGGCGAATCCATCTCCTGCTTCTCTGTAGGAGGCGAACTGCGTCTTTGTCTGCCCCAGCTGCTCAACACCGTCCTGCGGGAATTCTCGTTGCAGCAGATCAACTCTGTGTGTGACCAGCTGTATTTGTACTGTTCCCGCTGCGATGCCACACAGTTACACATTCTCAAAGTGCTGGGCATCCTTCCTCCAGGGACTCCATCCTGCGGCCTCATCACGCTGACCGATGCCCAGCGTCTCTGCAACACCCTGCTGCATCCGGGTGAGGAACCCTCTCGTGATTCATACAAAGGGCATGGTGATAGAGAGGAGGAAGAGAAAGACGGCGAGGAATCTGGAGGATTTTGGGTGGAACACCAATGTCTGGGCAAGTGTCAAGGCCTGTTTGTACCCCAGCTTTACTCCAGTCCGGATGCGCACTGTATCCGCTGTTCCCAATGCCAGATGCTCTTCTGCCCGGAGCGCTTTGTCATGCACTCCCACCGACAGCCAGACAAACGCACATGTCACTGGGGCTTCGATTCAGCCAATTGGGCCTGCTATCTGCAGCTGGCACAAAGACATCTAGCAACAGTGGAGGAAGAGAAGCTAAAGAAATCTCTGGAGGATATGAAGACAAAGTTCCAGCAAGAGAAGAGGCAGCCGAATGTGGCAAGTATACTCTTATTTGCaatcttgccttgccttgccttgctcTCTTGAACATTTACGGTGAatttcagacacacacacacacacacacacacacgttcgtttttgtgaaaagtggggacatcccataggcgtaatggtttttatactgtacttactgtatgtgctattgccctacaccaatcctacacctaaacctaccccttacaggagacaactttcccccaaaaaatctcactctgtgtgatttataagcgttttgaaaagtggggacatgggtcaatgtcctgaaaagtcaccttcaccaaatgtcattatacaaatctatgtcctgacttttcacaaaaacgcgcgcgcgcacacacacacacacacacacacacacaaaattacctcaacataattttttcatttttttttagataaaatttatattgtattttcattaagaaaataatgcatattttttagCACCATTAAGATTTACTTGCATTTTaataccatttttatttatagttgaAATCTCATAAAAATATAGTTGAattattttgcattacagtCATACAAATAAGATGATTTCGTAATCATAATAAAGATAAATGTAACAGTgcaaaaaacagataaataggttacagtttattttttgtgagataaaaaatccaagaaaacaaaatcacaaatcTAAGAAAAAGGAAATTCCTTTTTCTTAAATTCATAATAAAGATAAAGGTAACAGTGCAAAAAAGCTTAATAGATTACACAGTTTATTTTTCCTGACATGTTTTGtgtaatttgaaaaaaatgtttttttctttgatttatAAGATGCAATATAACATGTTCTTGACATGTTTAGTGAGATTCACCCTGTAAGCAAGTTATTGTGGCTAAAGCATTTACAGCCGAGAAAGCTTGAAAGACCATATTTGTCCAAGTCCCaaatttttagaaatgttttgagaGGAAAGTAAACAGTAAATCTAATGTTGGGTCAGCTGAATATCATCTCATGCCGCACCAGATGTTTCCCTCCGAAGGAAATGGCTGAATGCGGTTCAGACCAGGTCACTAGACTCTCAAACTCTTTCTGACAGAGTCTGCACAAACAGCGGGAGCCACGGCAACAGgggagagaaacagagagaggagAGTAGGCGGGAGGGAgggaagagagaaaaaaaacagttgagGAAAGAAAGAGCGAAAAAGATCAAGAAAGGGAGTGAAAGAGAATGGCTGGGACATTCTGTTACATGTGCCTGCAGAGTATTGCTCCCCCTTTACAGGCCCAGCACTCACCCTGCAGGACCTCCATCACCAACCAATCACAGAGCGAACCCCTGGCCCCAGCCTCcctctcagccaatcaaatCTCAGCACATTCAGTGAATTCCCATCTCATTATATAATGCTTAGCCAGAGACTCAACAACATCCCCAGCAACCGCTGTTCTCAGACAGCCCCATTTTCCTGGATACAAACTAGACTTTctgtttacatttaatatataatattgataCTTATTAGaaaaaagtgcaataaaataaaatgtgtctgtctagcaaaaaaaaaaaaaaatttagttttgtctATCCATCtgttctatccatccatccatccatctatctatctatgtttgttttatctatctatctatctatctatctatctatctatctatctatctatctatctatctctctctccatctgtctgtctatgtttgttttatctatctatctatctatatatataattttatgattATATATGGAACCAAATGCACATAAACATGCTGTAATGTGCATGTCAACGACAATGTTAAAGTCAAGGCAGGAAGACTAACTGATATTTGACTATAATTGAACCTTATAGTTAAATCTGGTGCATTTG
This region includes:
- the skilb gene encoding SKI-like proto-oncogene b, with the protein product MATTENKRQDLPKEQALLKVPLKRLMRDKAADGTPIKKRVMAALNLSCKKIPETSLGYQVSKATNKMEANPDLSPGLKHTLAQFSLSSQCSLGGPAAFTGHHGQYKIAPPLAQGGMAGGPVLVPPDSSTDLVLCCLEGESISCFSVGGELRLCLPQLLNTVLREFSLQQINSVCDQLYLYCSRCDATQLHILKVLGILPPGTPSCGLITLTDAQRLCNTLLHPGEEPSRDSYKGHGDREEEEKDGEESGGFWVEHQCLGKCQGLFVPQLYSSPDAHCIRCSQCQMLFCPERFVMHSHRQPDKRTCHWGFDSANWACYLQLAQRHLATVEEEKLKKSLEDMKTKFQQEKRQPNVAISSPAFVFDSRLLASLKEDPGHVDLMWQSWYQYMPDKLESNGLAQHPGYVPGKEMGSPGTETLGDTQDEKNQEAHVTDPKTPTYSGQEKHGQSDDTSPDEWQKVDTAAYKQSVGVTVEHSKDSMVMELLQMYSAQHDKLQSTLRRQKQLEKELQALRQGEATDRCDLHGELEAVQTEHAQRLGEVQQEQRKLKSRLDQLRQQGCRCKELATEPHQETIYAKQLSELRQRLDRAEEDREELQEELHREREARERLERTISELKHQMRESAHPASMDNPMSSACSDTHMSPTP